A single window of Channa argus isolate prfri chromosome 12, Channa argus male v1.0, whole genome shotgun sequence DNA harbors:
- the LOC137137177 gene encoding atrial natriuretic peptide receptor 1-like — MSRCTSLPGLSCSSFTHHSVWIKQVRSRRCPQLPVFLPVSVSACLSFTRNMEKYSKFWILLWVSLCRVGPTCCWHDLDNSEYDCWPLDRPNEYNMIDCGGLEMAWVDRPPESVKSGEVFSVTYSITAQDSFYKWAIENHIFTHSSIVDAEAARKFCEYHDCPANWKDADGENCCIHHANIHSCPMGYMISDSICGPWIPDDGKIFTHTISTSGKMTQTNWTAKVVLVHPGLTSLIAHIRVGRMQVALEAKSTVLPAVVCGDGICEEAEHCSICPADCGECPMTPATKLAIGLPLSLLCLSLIMTAVWLRYQKQKLLWDESWVIDFSTIKQDQEARMTMGSIMSVMVGNSDSNTSCITAHSSCTGQQGTRKTLFTYTGIYDGRTVAIKRIQTKTFSLSKTIRLEVTQVRELDHPNLCKFIGGCVEVPNVAIVTEYCPKGSLNDVLLNEEIPLNWGFRFSFAADIARGMSYLHQHRICHGRLKSLNCVIDDRWVCKITDYGLRTYRREDVAEPLSTYQQRLLEVYMPPEFQNSDMEPTLAGDVFSYSIILLEIATRSDPVPAEESNLECACCPPLPELISSKADSTCPCPADYVELIRRCRSHNPTHRPTFEQIKKFVHRINPIKISPVDMMMNLMEKYSKHLEVLVAERTQDLTHEKQKTDRLLYSMLPKQVADDLRQGKHSQAQSYVSATVFFSDIVGFTQLSSSSTPYQVVDFLNKLYTTFDDIIDNYDVYKVETIGDAYMVVSGVPRENGILHASEIASMALDLVGVCRTFRIPHKPNTHLQIRAGIHSGPVVAGVVGTKMPRYCLFGDTVNTASRMESNSLALKIQCSSSTFYLLEEIGGYVLECRGTLQVKGKGDMVTYWLEGKKMSLTSKDVSSDAKTSQHIPMEKEKEQEAYSSVPGFVNEDLLLDPA, encoded by the exons GTGTCTCTTTGCCGTGTTGGTCCGACATGCTGTTGGCACGATTTGGATAACAGCGAGTACGACTGCTGGCCTTTGGACAGACCCAACGAGTACAACATGATTGATTGTGGAG GTCTGGAGATGGCCTGGGTGGACCGTCCTCCAGAGAGTGTGAAGAGCGGCGAGGTGTTCAGCGTCACATACTCAATAACAGCCCAGGACTCCTTTTACAAGTGGGCAATTGAAAACCACATCTTCACACACAG TTCCATAGTCGACGCTGAAGCCGCTCGAAAGTTCTGCGAATATCATGACTGTCCAGCCAACTGGaaagatgctgatggagaaaacTGCTGCATTCATCACGCCAACATCCACTCCTGTCCAATGGGATACATG ATATCAGACAGCATCTGTGGTCCATGGATTCCAGATGATGGAAAAATCTTCACACACACCATCTCTACCTCCGGCAAGATGACCCAGACTAACTGGACTGCCAAG GTGGTTCTGGTCCACCCTGGCTTAACCTCACTTATAGCCCACATACGAGTAGGTCGCATGCAGGTTGCACTGGAGGCCAAGAGCACTGTGCTGCCAGCTGTAG TTTGTGGTGATGGCATCTGTGAGGAGGCAGAACATTGTTCCATTTGTCCAGCTGACTGTGGTGAATGTCCCATGACCCCTGCCACCAAATTGGCCATTGGCCTACCACTCAGCCTGCTCTGCCTTTCCTTAATTATGACCGCTGTG TGGCTGAGGTACCAGAAGCAGAAGCTCTTGTGGGACGAGAGCTGGGTCATTGACTTTTCTACAATAAAACAAG atCAGGAAGCTCGTATGACCATGGGCAGTATAATGAGTGTGATGGTGGGAAACAGCGACAGTAATACCAGCTGTATAACTGCCCACAGCTCCTGTACAGGACAACAAGGGACCCGAAAAACACTGTTCACATACACTGGCATATA TGACGGCAGAACGGTGGCCATCAAAAGGATTCAAACAaagactttttctctttccaaaaCCATCCGACTGGAAGTCACACAAGTCAG GGAGCTCGATCACCCCAACCTGTGTAAATTCATCGGTGGGTGCGTTGAGGTGCCAAATGTTGCCATAGTGACTGAGTACTGCCCAAAAGGAAGCCTTAACGATGTTCTACTTAACGAGGAGATTCCACTGAACTGGGGATTCAG GTTTTCCTTCGCTGCAGACATCGCCAGAGGGATGTCGTACCTTCACCAACACAGGATCTGTCATGGCCGCCTTAAGTCTCTAAACTGTGTCATAGATGATCGCTGGGTCTGCAAAATAACAG ATTATGGGCTAAGGACGTATCGCAGAGAGGATGTGGCAGAGCCTCTGTCCACCTATCAGCAGAGACTCTTGGAGGTATACATGCCGCCCGAGTTTCAAAACTCTGACATGGAGCCGACACTGGCCGGAGATGTGTTCAG TTATTCCATCATTCTGCTGGAGATAGCCACTCGCAGCGACCCGGTCCCT GCAGAGGAGTCTAATCTGGAGTGCGCCTGTTGTCCTCCCCTACCTGAGCTGATCTCTAGTAAAGCCGACAGCACATGTCCCTGTCCTGCTGATTATGTAGAG TTAATTAGACGATGTCGCTCCCATAACCCTACCCACCGACCAACCTTTGAACAAATCAAAAAGTTTGTTCATCGAATCAACCCGATCAAAATCAGCCCAGTGGACATGATGATGAACCTG ATGGAAAAGTACAGTAAACACCTGGAGGTGTTAGTGGCCGAGCGCACTCAGGATCTGACGCATGAGAAACAGAAAACCGACAGGCTTCTTTACA gtaTGCTGCCTAAACAAGTAGCTGATGACTTACGACAGGGGAAACATTCACAGGCTCAGAGCTATGTCAGCGCCACTGTATTCTTCAG tgataTCGTCGGCTTCACTCAGTTGTCCAGCAGCAGCACTCCTTACCAGGTCGTGGATTTCCTCAACAAACTCTACACAACGTTCGATGACATAATAGACAACTACGACGTCTACAAAGTGGAAACCATTGGAGATGCCT acaTGGTGGTGTCCGGGGTTCCCCGGGAGAACGGGATCCTCCATGCCTCTGAAATCGCCAGCATGGCCCTGGACCTGGTGGGTGTCTGTCGCACCTTCAGGATCCCCCACAAACCcaacacacacctgcagatCCGAGCTGGGATACACTCTG GTCCAGTTGTAGCAGGGGTTGTTGGGACAAAGATGCCTCGTTACTGCCTGTTTGGAGACACGGTCAACACAGCATCGCGGATGGAGTCCAACAGCCTTG CCCTGAAGATCCAGTGCAGCTCCAGTACGTTTTACCTCCTGGAGGAGATCGGCGGCTATGTGCTGGAGTGTAGAGGAACACTCCAGGTTAAG GGGAAAGGTGACATGGTGACTTACTGGTTGGAAGGAAAGAAGATGTCTCTGACTTCCAAGGATGTCAGCTCCGATGCCAAGACGTCCCAGCACATCCCCATGGAAAAGGAGAAGGAACAAGAGGCATATTCATCTGTGCCCGGTTTTGTGAATGAGGATCTGCTGCTGGATCCAGCCTGA